A window from Actimicrobium sp. CCC2.4 encodes these proteins:
- the dusA gene encoding tRNA dihydrouridine(20/20a) synthase DusA, which produces MKTSTYKSRRISAAPMMDWTDRHCRLFHRQISRHTWLYTEMVTTGALVHGDVARHLDFNDEEHPVALQLGGSDPADLAHSARLGQQWGYDEINLNCGCPSERVQKGAFGACLMAEPQLVADCVKAMRDAVSIDVTVKHRIGIDKNESYAFMRDFVGTVAEAGCTTFIVHARNAILKGLSPKENREVPPLRYDAVYQLKREFPDLEIIINGGIKTEAEIDLHLQHVDGVMLGREAYHNPYLMAGFDARYYDDPATPRTRTEVLEAMLPYIRSQLGPTPSIPLKAGPRLNSITRHMLGLMAGLPGARHFRQTLSDSKRLAIGDAGLLLEAMESMQVR; this is translated from the coding sequence CTCCGCCGCCCCGATGATGGATTGGACAGACCGCCACTGTCGCCTGTTCCACCGCCAGATTTCCCGCCACACCTGGCTCTACACCGAGATGGTCACGACCGGGGCGCTGGTCCATGGCGATGTCGCGCGGCACCTCGATTTCAATGACGAAGAACACCCGGTGGCGCTGCAACTCGGCGGCAGCGATCCGGCCGATCTGGCGCACAGTGCGCGGCTCGGCCAGCAGTGGGGCTACGACGAGATCAACCTCAATTGCGGTTGCCCGTCCGAGCGTGTCCAAAAAGGCGCCTTCGGTGCCTGCCTGATGGCCGAGCCGCAACTGGTCGCCGATTGCGTCAAGGCGATGCGCGATGCGGTGTCGATCGATGTCACGGTCAAGCACCGGATCGGTATCGACAAAAACGAGTCGTACGCCTTCATGCGCGACTTCGTCGGTACCGTCGCCGAGGCAGGTTGCACGACCTTCATCGTCCATGCCCGCAATGCCATCCTCAAGGGGCTGAGTCCGAAAGAAAATCGCGAAGTGCCACCACTGCGTTACGACGCCGTGTACCAGCTCAAACGCGAATTCCCCGACCTGGAAATCATCATCAACGGCGGCATCAAGACCGAGGCCGAAATCGACCTGCATCTGCAGCACGTCGATGGCGTCATGCTGGGACGCGAGGCCTATCACAACCCCTACCTGATGGCCGGCTTCGATGCGCGCTACTACGACGATCCAGCCACGCCGCGCACGCGCACCGAAGTGCTCGAAGCGATGCTGCCCTATATCCGCAGCCAGCTCGGCCCGACGCCCTCGATACCCTTGAAAGCCGGTCCGCGCCTCAATAGCATCACACGCCACATGCTCGGATTGATGGCCGGTTTGCCCGGTGCAAGGCATTTCCGGCAGACTTTATCGGACTCGAAACGGTTGGCCATCGGTGACGCGGGATTGCTGCTGGAGGCGATGGAAAGCATGCAGGTCCGTTGA